From a region of the Fischerella sp. JS2 genome:
- a CDS encoding phosphodiester glycosidase family protein, with product MDFTAHLLKEEVMNWKARLVRTTALYLVVPFTVILTVVEPLVSSANQQSKQTGKRYWQSLPLGMPNLSESRVSKQIAPGVTHTVIVRGEQSNRDVYTVDVTFQASLKAAQTVAESLKAQGYQPQIKPILQRAPDDPESGPLGYLVRVGAFSTEALAVNLRLQLEAAGYSGLRVVNTAEDGGKTTGPWVVNVLEVDPKQYYLKIAPALATEIVPDNEPLTQLSLRTLAVAAVNGGYFVIGANDGTPGDLAGISIINGKLVSEAVNGRTSLILPSGSSLDARIAAVSSKIAATANDGATREVDGLNRKPGLIRGCGGVGGDIPTESPKHDFTCTDSSELIQFTPAFGKSTEPGEGAEVVLDALGNVIEFRQQRGGQIPSNGSVLSATGDAIEWLQNHGQIGSKIDIDTRVLANGEELPIDEAVGVINGGPRLLRNGKIEITAFSEGFHWQDNPEFYYRFGVRRNPRTLAGITATGKLLLVTVDGRQPTWSVGASFSESARIMRSLGAIDAVNLDGGGSTTITINQQLVNRPSDSTGERPIADAIVIQNRIDTPTP from the coding sequence ATGGATTTTACTGCCCATCTGCTAAAGGAAGAAGTCATGAACTGGAAAGCCCGCCTCGTCAGGACAACAGCTTTGTACTTGGTAGTTCCCTTCACTGTGATTTTGACCGTGGTCGAACCGCTTGTTAGCAGTGCTAACCAGCAATCAAAGCAGACGGGCAAACGCTATTGGCAGTCACTTCCTTTAGGAATGCCTAATTTGAGCGAATCACGGGTATCAAAACAGATAGCACCTGGTGTTACCCACACAGTTATTGTTAGGGGCGAGCAGTCAAACCGTGACGTGTATACAGTCGATGTCACATTCCAAGCCAGCCTTAAAGCAGCTCAAACTGTTGCTGAATCGTTGAAAGCTCAAGGATACCAACCTCAGATCAAACCAATATTGCAACGAGCACCAGATGATCCAGAATCTGGTCCGCTCGGTTATTTAGTTCGTGTTGGTGCTTTTAGTACAGAAGCTCTTGCTGTTAATTTGCGTTTGCAACTTGAAGCGGCTGGATATTCAGGGTTGCGAGTTGTAAACACAGCAGAGGATGGGGGAAAGACTACTGGCCCGTGGGTGGTGAATGTACTTGAGGTAGACCCCAAGCAGTATTACCTTAAAATTGCTCCTGCACTTGCTACTGAAATTGTCCCTGATAATGAACCTTTGACACAGCTTTCACTGCGAACATTAGCTGTTGCAGCAGTGAACGGAGGATATTTTGTGATTGGAGCTAACGATGGCACCCCAGGCGACCTAGCAGGTATTTCCATTATTAATGGTAAGCTGGTGAGCGAGGCAGTCAATGGCAGAACAAGCCTTATTCTTCCCTCGGGTTCCAGTCTAGATGCTCGTATAGCTGCTGTGTCATCTAAAATTGCTGCAACGGCAAACGATGGTGCAACACGTGAGGTCGATGGGTTGAATCGTAAACCTGGTTTGATTCGAGGTTGCGGTGGTGTCGGTGGAGATATCCCTACTGAAAGCCCTAAGCATGACTTTACTTGTACAGATAGCAGTGAGCTAATTCAATTTACACCTGCATTTGGGAAATCCACAGAGCCAGGAGAGGGAGCGGAAGTTGTACTTGATGCATTAGGTAACGTTATTGAATTCCGCCAGCAACGTGGAGGTCAGATCCCAAGCAATGGCTCAGTGTTATCAGCAACGGGTGATGCTATTGAGTGGTTGCAAAATCATGGGCAAATAGGCTCAAAGATTGACATTGATACTCGTGTTTTGGCGAATGGAGAAGAACTGCCAATAGACGAGGCTGTTGGAGTCATCAATGGTGGTCCGAGATTGCTACGTAATGGAAAAATAGAGATCACTGCCTTTAGCGAAGGATTTCATTGGCAGGATAACCCAGAGTTTTACTATAGATTTGGAGTACGACGTAACCCTCGCACACTAGCTGGAATTACTGCAACAGGAAAGCTGCTTTTGGTTACAGTTGACGGCCGTCAGCCCACGTGGAGTGTAGGTGCGAGTTTTTCTGAAAGCGCTCGAATTATGCGATCGCTAGGAGCAATAGATGCTGTCAACCTTGATGGCGGAGGTTCGACAACCATAACTATTAACCAGCAACTCGTTAACCGTCCATCTGACTCTACTGGAGAGCGACCAATAGCGGACGCTATTGTCATCCAAAATAGAATTGACACTCCTACACCTTGA
- a CDS encoding TetR/AcrR family transcriptional regulator, with protein sequence MEIHQRIVESASREFRTHGFKGVGIAKLMGTLDLTHGGFYAHFADKEELVAESFVFALNQSLDAMLVALEAEGFPAMLDFYLSEKHRDQPTLGCPLPTLSAEVARCSLSTRKAFTEKLSEVFDAIGEHLPETTYSQKQAKVSFMFAAMVGAVSLARATGDSRLSKAILESTREYLLNLVKEELN encoded by the coding sequence ATGGAAATCCATCAGCGGATCGTCGAATCCGCGTCGAGAGAATTTCGGACTCACGGATTTAAGGGAGTCGGGATCGCCAAGCTCATGGGTACGTTAGACCTGACGCACGGTGGATTTTATGCCCACTTTGCCGACAAGGAGGAGCTCGTTGCGGAGTCGTTTGTGTTTGCATTGAACCAAAGTTTGGATGCCATGCTAGTTGCCCTGGAAGCAGAGGGTTTTCCAGCCATGCTTGACTTTTACTTAAGCGAGAAACACCGAGACCAGCCAACATTGGGATGTCCGCTCCCTACACTTTCAGCCGAAGTAGCGCGATGTTCCCTATCAACGCGAAAAGCTTTTACAGAAAAATTGTCGGAGGTCTTTGATGCTATTGGCGAACATCTTCCTGAGACAACGTATTCGCAGAAACAAGCAAAAGTCAGCTTCATGTTTGCAGCCATGGTTGGAGCGGTGTCACTTGCACGAGCGACTGGGGATTCGAGACTAAGCAAAGCTATTCTTGAATCCACCCGCGAGTACCTGCTGAATCTTGTCAAGGAAGAACTCAACTAA
- a CDS encoding ATP-binding response regulator has translation MQKLTRSLIKRYGVAILTVLLALLLTQSLWLLHRFSAYPLFFAAVMVSSWYGGLEPGLLATVLSALACAYFFLAPFSSLTVIGFNTIGLVQFVLVSLLISILNQMLRSAQRRAEINAHQAQRNYDRLSQSQEKLHQSEQRYRLFVEGVKEYAIFMLDPNGLFLNWNIGAERILGYQEAEIIGRHFRHIFTPEAIERGRPEQVLTIAVSEGFSKENRWHVRKDGTHFWAHCVIIPLRDQDGNLRGFSKIMQDLSERKQAEEEREQLLLREQAARAEAEAANRSKDDFLAVVSHELRTPMTAILGWVGMLQTGRLDEDRAKDALETIERNANLQMQLIEDLLDISRIVQGNLSLNFSRVNLVEAIAQALEVVQPVADAKSIQIESALDTSLEPIWGDSDRLQQIVLNLLSNAIKFTPDGGRVEVRLEVVNDREKVESSPHHRTASSSHHKNRYAQITVSDTGKGISPEFLPYVFDRFRQADSTSTKSNKGLGLGLAIARHLVELHGGSIQVESQGIGQGATFTVKLPFTAISPSEVAQPNNTDQIQLPTIAEDAAPLDNPPKLNGLRILVVDDETDTRKWISTVLQECGAEVIAVGSTGEALTSLEQFKPDVLVSDIGIPDEDGYTLIRKIRELEPEMGGRIPAVALTGYARVEDYTEAIAAGFQLHIAKPVRAAELIAVIASLSRMSGKL, from the coding sequence ATGCAAAAATTAACGCGCTCTTTAATAAAACGCTATGGCGTTGCTATCTTAACAGTTTTACTAGCACTACTACTTACACAGTCGCTATGGCTACTGCATAGGTTTAGCGCTTACCCGCTATTTTTTGCTGCTGTTATGGTTAGCTCTTGGTATGGTGGTTTAGAACCGGGGCTACTGGCGACTGTTCTGTCTGCTTTAGCTTGTGCCTACTTCTTTTTAGCTCCATTTTCTTCGCTGACTGTAATTGGGTTCAACACAATCGGCTTGGTTCAGTTTGTCTTAGTATCATTGCTAATCAGTATACTAAATCAGATGTTGCGTTCTGCCCAACGACGAGCCGAAATTAATGCACACCAAGCACAACGCAATTATGATCGCCTAAGTCAAAGTCAGGAAAAATTGCACCAAAGCGAACAACGCTACCGTTTGTTTGTAGAAGGAGTGAAAGAATATGCAATTTTCATGCTTGATCCGAACGGATTATTTCTCAATTGGAATATTGGAGCAGAACGCATTTTAGGCTATCAAGAAGCAGAAATTATTGGTCGGCATTTCCGGCACATTTTTACACCAGAAGCAATTGAGCGCGGACGACCTGAGCAAGTACTGACAATAGCAGTTAGCGAGGGTTTTTCCAAAGAAAATCGCTGGCACGTCCGTAAGGATGGCACACATTTCTGGGCGCACTGTGTCATCATACCTTTACGAGATCAAGACGGAAATCTGCGCGGCTTCTCAAAAATTATGCAAGACCTGAGTGAAAGAAAACAGGCTGAAGAAGAACGTGAGCAACTACTACTGCGCGAACAAGCCGCACGTGCCGAAGCAGAAGCCGCAAACCGCTCAAAAGATGATTTCTTGGCAGTAGTTTCTCATGAATTACGTACCCCTATGACCGCAATTCTGGGATGGGTTGGAATGTTGCAAACAGGTAGGCTGGATGAGGATAGAGCAAAAGATGCGCTGGAGACGATTGAGCGCAATGCCAACTTGCAAATGCAACTGATTGAAGATCTACTTGATATTTCGCGCATTGTTCAAGGAAATCTCTCACTGAATTTTAGCAGAGTTAATTTGGTAGAAGCGATCGCCCAAGCTTTAGAAGTTGTACAACCAGTGGCTGATGCTAAATCTATTCAAATTGAATCGGCGCTTGATACCTCGCTAGAACCTATTTGGGGTGACTCAGATCGCTTGCAACAAATCGTATTAAATCTGCTTTCTAATGCAATTAAGTTTACACCTGATGGCGGACGGGTTGAAGTGCGCCTAGAAGTAGTCAACGATCGGGAGAAAGTAGAATCAAGTCCCCACCACCGCACCGCCTCATCATCCCATCACAAAAACCGCTATGCCCAAATTACTGTCAGCGACACAGGTAAGGGTATCAGTCCTGAGTTTCTGCCGTATGTTTTTGACCGCTTTCGTCAGGCAGATAGCACGAGTACCAAGTCAAATAAGGGGTTAGGTTTAGGACTGGCGATCGCTCGTCATTTGGTAGAATTACACGGTGGCAGTATTCAAGTAGAAAGCCAGGGAATAGGGCAAGGAGCAACTTTTACAGTCAAGCTACCGTTCACAGCCATTTCCCCGTCAGAAGTTGCTCAGCCAAACAATACAGACCAGATACAGCTGCCAACTATTGCAGAAGATGCAGCACCATTAGACAATCCTCCAAAACTTAACGGCTTACGCATCCTAGTTGTGGACGACGAAACGGACACGCGCAAGTGGATTAGTACGGTACTGCAAGAGTGTGGAGCAGAAGTTATTGCTGTTGGCTCAACAGGCGAAGCACTGACATCGCTCGAACAATTCAAACCAGATGTTTTAGTGAGTGATATCGGGATACCAGACGAAGATGGCTACACGCTTATCCGTAAAATTAGGGAACTTGAACCAGAAATGGGCGGACGTATTCCCGCAGTTGCACTCACAGGATATGCCAGGGTAGAAGATTACACAGAGGCTATTGCAGCAGGCTTCCAGCTACACATCGCTAAACCAGTTAGAGCAGCCGAGTTGATTGCAGTCATTGCCAGTCTTAGCAGAATGTCTGGAAAACTTTAG
- a CDS encoding transglycosylase domain-containing protein codes for MSSFKTFTEKQSQLQILPRFEFLKGVAQITGGMLLSITMLSSSIMAGGLVGLAISFRNLPDVRQLQNFFPSETTYIYDINGKLLMRIHGEANRQVVSLNKISPYLKRAILASEDSHFYEHNGINPTGVGRAALANWAAGEVREGGSTITMQLVKNLFLSQKRAFTRKIAEAVLAIRLEQVLTKDEILEMYLNQVYWGHNNYGVQTAARTYFKKSAQNLTLGESAMMAGLIQAPEEFSPFVNMKLAKQKQKQVLGRMLELNWISQQEYNNALKQEIKLGKIKSFQGSALPYVTNAVAQELIKKFGREALLKGGMRVQTTVNTSFQMMAEKTVKQWHQTLEGQGLNNNQIALVAIDPRTHFVKALVGGVDSKTSEFNRATQAHRQPGSSFKPFVYYTAFASGKFTPRTTVLDTPVRYRDGNGWYYPRNYDHSFMGAISIRTALAQSRNIPAIKIGKAVGMNKIIETCRTLGIMSPMEPVSSLPLGAIGVTPLEIASAYATFANYGWQSPPTIIAHITDSSGNVLLDNTPNPKLVLNPWAAAATLDVMQTVVRKGTGKGAAIGRPVAGKTGTTSSEKDIWFIGSVPQLTTAIWVGRDDNRQLAHHATGGGMVAPIWRDFMQKALKGVPVENFKPPSKFPRPKSK; via the coding sequence GTGTCTTCATTTAAAACTTTTACAGAGAAACAATCACAACTTCAGATTTTACCTAGATTTGAGTTTTTGAAAGGAGTCGCTCAAATAACTGGCGGTATGCTCCTATCAATTACTATGTTATCAAGCTCTATTATGGCTGGAGGGCTAGTTGGTCTAGCTATTAGTTTCCGTAATCTGCCAGATGTTAGACAACTACAAAACTTTTTTCCCTCAGAAACAACTTATATTTATGATATTAATGGCAAACTTTTAATGCGCATACACGGGGAAGCTAATCGACAAGTAGTGTCTCTAAATAAAATTTCCCCTTATTTGAAACGAGCTATATTAGCTAGTGAAGACAGCCACTTCTACGAGCATAATGGTATTAATCCCACTGGAGTTGGACGTGCTGCCTTAGCTAACTGGGCAGCAGGGGAAGTCCGAGAAGGTGGTTCTACAATCACTATGCAGTTGGTGAAAAATCTGTTTTTATCTCAGAAACGTGCTTTTACCCGAAAAATAGCAGAAGCAGTACTAGCAATTCGCCTAGAGCAAGTTCTTACTAAAGATGAAATATTAGAGATGTACCTCAATCAAGTTTACTGGGGTCACAATAACTATGGCGTCCAAACGGCAGCACGCACTTACTTCAAAAAATCAGCACAAAATTTGACTCTAGGCGAATCAGCGATGATGGCGGGTTTAATTCAAGCTCCAGAAGAGTTTAGCCCGTTTGTGAATATGAAGCTAGCAAAACAAAAACAAAAACAAGTGCTGGGGCGGATGCTAGAACTGAATTGGATTAGCCAGCAAGAGTATAATAACGCCCTCAAACAAGAAATCAAACTTGGTAAAATCAAGTCATTTCAAGGTAGTGCTTTGCCTTATGTTACCAATGCCGTAGCACAGGAACTTATTAAAAAGTTTGGGCGTGAAGCACTGCTCAAAGGTGGAATGCGGGTACAAACCACAGTAAACACAAGCTTCCAAATGATGGCAGAAAAAACTGTCAAGCAGTGGCATCAAACCCTTGAAGGTCAAGGATTAAACAACAATCAAATAGCTCTAGTGGCCATTGATCCTCGCACACACTTTGTAAAAGCACTAGTAGGTGGTGTAGATTCAAAAACTAGCGAATTTAACCGAGCAACTCAAGCCCACCGTCAGCCAGGATCTTCTTTTAAACCGTTTGTTTATTATACTGCCTTTGCTAGTGGCAAATTTACACCACGCACAACGGTGTTAGATACTCCAGTTAGGTATCGAGATGGTAACGGTTGGTATTATCCACGAAACTACGATCATAGCTTTATGGGAGCAATATCGATTCGCACTGCCCTTGCCCAGTCCCGTAATATCCCTGCAATCAAGATTGGCAAAGCGGTAGGTATGAATAAAATCATCGAAACTTGCCGTACTTTAGGAATTATGAGTCCGATGGAACCTGTGAGTTCTTTGCCTTTAGGTGCAATTGGTGTAACACCACTAGAAATAGCTAGCGCTTATGCAACTTTTGCTAATTACGGGTGGCAATCTCCGCCAACGATTATTGCCCATATCACTGATAGTAGTGGCAATGTGTTACTAGATAATACTCCTAATCCTAAGTTAGTACTTAACCCTTGGGCAGCAGCAGCAACTTTAGATGTGATGCAAACAGTAGTGAGAAAAGGAACTGGCAAAGGTGCAGCTATAGGTCGTCCAGTTGCAGGGAAGACGGGTACAACCTCCTCAGAAAAAGATATTTGGTTTATTGGTAGTGTACCGCAGTTAACGACTGCCATCTGGGTAGGAAGGGACGACAACCGACAATTAGCTCACCACGCAACAGGCGGAGGTATGGTAGCTCCTATCTGGCGTGATTTTATGCAGAAGGCACTTAAGGGTGTACCAGTAGAAAACTTCAAGCCACCTTCTAAGTTTCCTCGCCCTAAATCAAAGTAA
- a CDS encoding response regulator — translation MTAKQILVIDDEDDIRKLIQTCLEIMGGWQVLTAKSGSEGLLLAQTARPDAILLDVMMPDMDGTSTFQSLQANPATKHIPVILLTAKGRDTEAYKFTQLGVKGVISKPFNPQKLANQVAAALD, via the coding sequence ATGACTGCCAAGCAAATCCTTGTTATTGATGATGAAGACGACATCCGTAAATTGATTCAAACCTGTTTGGAGATCATGGGGGGTTGGCAGGTATTGACTGCGAAAAGTGGGAGTGAAGGACTGCTCTTAGCTCAAACTGCTCGCCCTGATGCCATCCTCCTAGATGTCATGATGCCTGATATGGATGGAACAAGCACGTTTCAAAGTTTACAAGCAAATCCAGCAACTAAGCATATTCCTGTCATTTTACTAACAGCTAAAGGGCGCGATACAGAAGCATATAAGTTTACTCAATTAGGTGTAAAAGGCGTAATCAGTAAACCCTTTAATCCTCAAAAACTTGCAAATCAAGTAGCAGCAGCTTTAGACTAA